tgacttacaccaattttatgaaatatcTTTGAAGGATGCTTTAATCGGATTTTCCAAAGATATTGATCATATCAGTGGGGCCCCTATTCgtataaacaaacaaaccgTGACATTCCAcaatgaaattttaaaagtgcaaaataaaggaatGCCCATTAAGGACTCGAACAAATATGGAGATTTATATATCAAATTTTTAGTACAGTTTCCGAAATATTTGACGGAGGATCAGAAGAGGGCCATTTCTCAGTTCCTCTGACGTGCCATGCGTTCATGAGCGCGGTTTCAGCCGTTCCCCTGTTTTCGAAAACTGGTTGGAGGCTCTGCTTGCCGCATTTTGCAGCTCAGGgccttttactttttactGTTCAGTTTTTTGTTCCCGCGCGCGAGCGGTTATCTAACTCCGCGTGTTTAACCGAGTGTGTAACTTCACGTGCGTAACTTCGCATGGGTAACTTCGCATGGGTGACTTCGCGTGTGTAACGCCATGCGGGTGCCACCGCGCGCATCCATAAACACAGACACGATACATGTGCCATCCCCGCGCAGTTTCACAAAAGAAATAAGAAACCCATTTTACGAGGCCAGAAATTTATTCGAAGGTGTTCCAAAccgtgtgcaaaaaaaaaaaaatgataacagCTTTGAGAAGTCCTGCTAAACGTGTACGGGCGAGAGAAGTGCATGTTGGTCATCTGCGcgaatgataattttttaatgttacaAATAACGTAACCTACTGCGGTGTGCCGTTACttgcatatatgtacctgcatacatatatggtattcctttgttttttttttttttttttcgctattttatttacatatgcatatacacatgtgcgttccccccccttttttttttacaccattgttgttaactttttttttttttccccatgggAATATTCCCCTTTTATTGTTCACCcaatttttatcactttcACTTCTCCTACAAACAAACTATGCTTGAGCTTGATATTCATATGCGTAATGCGCGAAGGCATATGCAGATTGCGGGTATCAGTACGAACAGTACACACGTGTCATCTGCATGTGCGCGTGCTCGTgttcgcatttttctccatttaaCTATACCACCCGTGTGATATCATTCCCACCTAATTTTTTGTgggaaaaatttatcatttaactttaacatcatttttcacttcctataaaaatgtaataacaAAACTGCTGTAGTGTTGAGAGATACACATGATGATGTGcctatgtgcatgtgtaacTATGCACAACAGGTGATAGTAATTTGCAAGCAGAATGGATACCCATTTTGCACAGTGAAAGTTGGCATTGCTTTCTTTAGGCGAAACTTATCTATGTCATCGTCCCGCTTTTGTATAATGGGAAAGGAGTGACTTCGAAGTATTTGACTTATAcggatggggaaaaaaaaaaaaaaaaaattaaaccaaAGTGTGAAGCGCATATGTGGTACTTCTTCATATAGGTAAAACTTGTGCTTATCCCTCTCGTATACTAACGGGCCGAAAGATTCACCTCCGCCAACCACgaaaaatgtcattttctTTCAAATGTAAGAAAGTACATACCttatatacaaaattatgaGCCTTTCTACACGggcatgtatgcatgtattcATGTATACGTGTACATTATGCAGGCAATACATACagagggggtgaaaaaatacTATGTATATGTACCCCCTTTCTACGATTAAATAATAGTCCCGTGGGCTTTTCACCTCAATGCCGCGGGCGAACAATTAGGTAGAATGTGCACTCTGCCGATAAAATCGGATAGCTTGACTTACGCTCATCcaagcactttttttttttttttcttgctatAATTTTTGTGCCATCTGGTTTGTATAATCCCTGCTTGTgtcgtgcaaaaaaaaaaaaaaaagcatatacAAATGCACAACATCAgttaatttttgttcttcgcATAACCCTACAGAATTGCaattttcaacattttaGATTATCACCCCTTTTTAGACTGCAAAGGAATCGCCGAAAGTTTTTTTGCTCCATATGTATTGAGCAGCaagcacacatatatgtatgtgcatcTACGAGCGAGTACATAGCACACGACCAAGTGAAGCACCACCGACCTCCATTGTACGTCACCTAAAaactgaaaataaaaaaaggtgtgatcagcagaaaagggaaagaatatagtattaaaaaaattacttcgtTTAAAAAACGGATTTCTTTCTACCCCCTTTGGTCATTCGAGGTGATAAGTCTCCCCATACGCAAATAGCGCataagtacatacatacttATATGTATGCAATTTTTGCGGGCTTTTTCCCCTATACCCGAAAGACGAAAGTGAACGCACGTAACACCTCCCCCCGAATATCCAAATGAGCAGTGACAATTTTAGCGGCAAGAACGGGATTTCCGTTGGTGAGCAGTCGTACCTGAACGGAAAGGCGAATGGAATTGTAGGGGCAAATTCCAACCTAATGGATAACGTAAGGATTGATAAGAACAGCAACTCCCTCTACGTATATGATATCCCAATTACAGAATCTGATTTAAGGcaacttttaattttaaaaaggaaaaaagacgAAGCGGATGTAGCAAATGGGAGCTGCGTGGACTCATCGGTAAAGGTTTGCCCCATGGaaatgcagaaaaggaaaatggaaatcTCGAATGTAACATCCAAGGGAACATGTTCTAACGTATTAAATTACGAACAAGGAAGCAACTGCCCAGAGGAAAAACTTAAAATGGTTTCCCTGGTTAACTGCACGAAGTTTATAATAGAAAATAGGATTAACAAGGATATAGACATACCACACAGCAACACGGTGAATGCACTGTTTATGGATTACTACCATTTGGTAATGGCGTACACATTCTTTAGACAGAAGAAGCATGAACAAGAATCCACgtttgaaatttattttaggaAGTGCCCctttaatggaaaatttgCAATTCTAGGGGGAGTGTACGAAGCTATAAAGTATATCAATTCGTTCCGATTTACAGAAGCACAGTTAGGAtttattagaaaaaaaatgtcgcaCTACCAAGATATCgatttgttcataaattatttgaaagGATTAAATGGAAGGGATGTGTCTCTTTATTGTATAGAGGAAGGGTCTATAGTATTTCCTCATGAACCCTTAATGGTAATCCAGGGCCCATTACTAATATGTCAAATTTTGGAAAGTGCCTTACtgaatatgataaattatcCAACCTTGATAGCTACAAACAGTATGCTTTATAAAATTTCTATAAATCATAAACCGCTAGCCGAATTTGGTTGTAGGAGAGCCCAAGGTCCAGATGGTGCATTAAGTGGAACTAGATATTCTGCAGTTGGCTGCGACTTCACATCGAACGTGTATGCTTCCTTCCTTTATGACATTCCAATAATAGGAACCATGTCCCATTCTTTTATCTCTTCTTATCAGCATGGCGAAACCTTGCATAGCAAATACCTAGACAACCATGACTTCCTGAGCATTGtacaaaagaacaaagagaTCATCCACAAACTTTACAACTGTGAATTGGCAAAAGAGAGTGAATTGACTGCCTTTGTCGCATTTGCGCAAATTAAccccaaaatttttatctgcCTTATAGATACGTATGACTCTTTAAAATCCGGAAtttacaactttttaatCGTTGCCTTATCTTTGcatgaaataaattacaagCCAATTGGAATCAGACTCGATTCTGGCGATTTTAGTTACCTCACAACggagtgcaaaaaaatatttaatgatGTAtctgaaaaattaaatgtcCCATTTCgtgatttaaaaatatgcattagTAACGATCTTAACGAGCAAgtaataaaagaattacaGGCACAAGAGCACCATGTGGACATTTTTGCCATTGGCACAAACCTAATCACATGTCAATCGCAGCCTTCTCTAGGACTTGTATACAAGCTAGTCGAGATTAACAACCACCCCTGTTTTAAAttaacaaatgaaaataaaaaagctaaTTTTCCCTACCGAAAGAGGGTCTACCGATTATACACAGATGATAATTTAGCTTCTCATGATATCATCCAACATTTTGATGAAGCACCCCCTTCTGAGAATCAACAAATTGTCTGTGTAAATGTCATGGATGGAAATAAGCAATTTTCCATTATCCCCAAAAAGGTTGAAGAGAAATTGCGTCTTATATGGGACCACGGAAAATTACTAACTCAGTTAAAAACTGTCACAGAATTGAAGCAGTACACGCATAGTGATATAGCTAGATTTAAGAAGGAGCATTTCTTTACTTCCTCTCCGCTTCCTTACGATGTTCTCTTTTCTTTGAACTATCACAAAATGTATGAAAAGTTGCTCGTAAAGTATTCCCGTGTCTCAACTTGATTGTAGATTCTGCGAAGAGATGGGGGAGAGGTAGGTCTTTCCCGTGTGCCAACTGGTGTGGAAGGGACTAACACCAATGTTGGCAAGTCCAACCAAATAAGGCATAGAAGCACATTGTGCTTTCTTACAAACGAACAAACCGCGcgaacctttttaaaaagagagtGTTTCCCCAACTGTATCTGCATCGTTCATACCACCTCGAAATGATTTGAAGCGCTTTTCGCTATACAACGCTGGCCGTTCGACCTCTCCTTCCGCGGAAAACTAAATGCCATTCGGTATATGCCCACCTTGAGGTGATATCAACATGAACACAATGGCAAATCTCCCCTCATACGCAATGCATGTATATCTTTTAAcgcattttttcatatacatttttgagtgtcactttttttatttttttttccgccaaTAATTCATCCGAATTGGGACCTGATGGCAAATACCGCCTTTGCATGTAGtaacttttttcctttttaaaatattacgTTTATTAACCCTTCCCACGTTTTGTACAttgaaacgaaaaagagtGAATGAACTGGAATGCAGCAATAAGCGCTTGTTTAACTATTACAACGGTgtgtatatctttttttaaatgagagtatttttttttttttttaaattaaagcTTCGCACATGGGACACACCCATGTTCACCGGCACAACGAAATTGAAGTAGAAGCATCGTAAAAAACttccaccccctttttgcgaagATAAGCACACGTACGTTATCGTTTCCCGCGAGTTGCcgttatatatgcacataaagGTATACTTGCATATGGCCGCAGTGATAGATCACCTACTTTACACATTTGTGGGCTGAGAAAGAAGAGCAGCACAGCAGAAGGGCAGCCCCCGCATGAGCGGAAAACTTTTCCTCTGCCGATCTGCAAAAGGGGTAATCACTAAGAAGTTTCCGAAAAAGTCAAGTTTTTGTGAATATGCTGCACAGTGAgcgctactttttttttttcacctccttAGGGAGATGATGCTATGTAGAGAAACTTCCTATGAGGTTTCCCTGAAGGCGTATCTTTTTCAGGTTATagataaaaattgtgccttttttttttttttttccacttctccccttaGTGTAATTTACTCTCTCACGGTTAAGTCAACCGTGTTAGTGacattcaaaatggaaaacagcaaagaaaaaaacctCCCCGTGATAACTAAACCTGATGAATGGAAGAAATCCTATTTAGACGTGCTAAACAAGAAAAGGGTACTGTACAAGtacgttttcctttttaacaattacaaatttaaatttaaggTAGTATCTACTTACTATGAATACCTAACCGTTTGCAACAGTCTCCTGCGAGATGTCACAACgtgcaatttattttttgggtCCATAATCTTCTTTGAGATGTTGGGGAAATCCTTTTATTATCCGTATGTCCTCTATATGTACGATACGGACAGTTCGTGCGGGGAAAAGGTTGGAGACTTTAACCCcccgaaatttttaaaatcgtcCATTTTGGGCATAGAagatatcataaaaaagggaaaagaaaaaaacaaaaagtacttcaaaaagggggaagtaaaGCACGACACGAAAGCAGTACTAAATGGAAGTGACATCCCTGaggaactaaaaaaatataacttaGACGGGAAACATATAGTGGGGTACacagaaatatatttgctGTTTCACATGGGGAGATTCTTCGACTCACGCATTGAAAGACTTGTagttgataaaaattatcgAAACAGAGGATTCGGTTTGTTAATTATGTACATAAGTATCTATGTgcttaaatatatataccaaTGTAACAGATGCGACCTGACTGTGGATAACGAGATCGCCCTaagaatttacaaaaaactGAACTTCCTCAACGTTCAAACGCAGGTGTATCGCTTGCATTTGCACTGCAATTATAACTACCTTCCAGAAAATGCTTCCATGCAAAATGACACACATAATATACAGTCCTTCATGGATAGCATTACAGCACGGAGGTAGGCACTTGGGGGGAGGAGGTTACCCACTTACGCTGTCCCAGTTTGTACACGCTAGACGGGGCATACATAATCGCGGTATCCACACGGGTGATACCCACGAAAAACACCATTTTGTCAAGCCACAATTTTATCacatcaaaattttttttttgctggaAGTACCCATTTGATGGTATGCCAACGGTAGCACTCGTTCAACTGCACTATTTTTGAAGTACAACTTTTGCATCACTAGAagcgttttttaaaatgaaggCAGCCGCGTCCTTCCCATGATTCGTAGTTCACGACATGGATTCTGCGCGTGCATTCTACGCGTGGATCCTTTTCACCAAGTagtccttcttctcctcagCACTTTTTAGATTATTCCAGTCCAGGTACGATaccaaaattaatttatacttTTTGCTCAGCAAGTAATACTTTATCAGATTTAGGGCATCGAGTTTTTCGCCTGACCTTTTCAAGTTGTTGTCGTAGTAGTAATGGTTGCTTCCGTTAATTTCTATGCATGTCTaaggggggaacaaaaaaggaaagacgTACACACTTGTGTGTTAACTAAACGTGTGGTGTGTTAGAACAAAAATTGTGTTCAATGCGCACGCCTTTTGCGTTACCGAATTGTTAATGACGATGTCCACGGTGTATATTCCGTCCATGAATGGGACCTTCGAGGGGaaagaggtgaaaaaaatgataaaaaaggggtaacaaaagggtaaaaatggGGTAACAGAAGGGTAAAAAAGCAGTGAAATTTTTGTGACGAATCCTCGGAAAGCTGGTGCACGGAGAGCCACCTCCCGGACGCACACCCCAAATAGCTTCTCTCCTACGCATACGCGACCTCTGCGCGAAGATGGCGCCCATTCCATTTCATTACCTCGCACTGCACATTTTTGACGCCCAGTGAAAGCAGCGTGGACAGTACCTCTCTGTGAAAACTGGACGAATGCACACTCGCAATGTCCCTCTTGATTTGCATGctacacatttttacgtaATCAATTAGCTGCTCAGTTGAGGCTGCCTTATCCCCACAGCTGTGCACAAACTGCGTGCAAAGATTGTACCTTTCGTacctcttctttttataaaaattgtttatatacttgacaaaaaaagtgacgtTATTTAGGATGTGCTTGCTGCGATCGCTTAAAAGGGTGGAAGTTTCGGGTTTTTTAACACCtgtgttgttttttaaaaataaatttgtgcTGTGTGGAAGGCTTGGTGAGCTATTTGCTCCACCGGATTGGCCAATTAGCGCCTCCCCAATTGGTAATTCCCCTGAACCCACTTTGCCACATCCGTAGGAACTAAACAAGCGCTGCACGTACGCCCCGAAGTAgacattaaaaatgtacacttGGTATAAGCACTGAATTGGAAGATACAGCGTTTCATTCGTGTCCCTTCTCCTTACAAtgatgttgtttttttcactgaAGTACCAGTAGTGGTTTTTTCTGAGTGGGTTATTCATGCAAGTGAGAATGTCTTGGTAGAAATATGAGTATTCATTCCCCTTAGGTTCGTCCTCATTCGGGTGGGTGTCGCCAACGGTGCGGCTTCTATCACTGTTGGGGCGGCTTCTATCACTGCTTGGGCGGCTTCTACAACCACTCAGGCGTCCTTCCCCGAAGTAACCAAACACATAGTCGTGAAAACATTCCAACaatttgttcacatttttaaaatcaatTTTGTCAAAACCTAGAACTGTGTAACTGCTGAGCATATTTGATATGACGTTGgccattttgtaatttgGGATGGCGACAAAGTTGCTGATACtttcatttatttgcttcaaaattttgtttaaattgtggacaattttttcctcgccCAATCGTTTTGTGCTCTCACCGTTGTACTCATTCAGGAAGATTCGGTTTGTCTCCTCCTGATATGTGCAGCCGCGGGAAGGACAATcttggggaaaaaacaccCCATCGTACATACTCAGATTAACAGCAAACACGTTAAGCTTCGATAGGGAAATGAGTAAATTCGTGTActcgaaaaaatgcaactcCCCCGAGTGTTCACTAATTTTGTGTAAACAAGTGCCTATCAAATCCAAATTTCGGTACCTCAGTTTGGCAAAAGAGTTTAGTAAATTTACGTAAATTGTGCAAGgcattattttccttcctacTTGATGCCTATTCAATATCTCCAACAACATAtgaattacatttttgttttgtccccttttgctgTACATATTGAGCAGTAAAATGTGGACATCAATTGGCTCTCCGTGCTCCTCACATTCCTTATTTGGGCAATGCACATTTGGGAAATACCCATCAGTGCCTTCCTTTTCGTTCTCCCCACTGTTTGGTATGTTAAGGCGATTCTGCATGGCACCGCCCAGTTGGTAACTCCCACTATCACGGTTAGCCagcacctcttttttttcactcgaatatatttcatttgtGTGTATTCTAGGTAGCGTGCTATCCTGTCTCCTCTTCACATTGcattcttctgtttttttcccccacatAGGTGCGCTGACGCCAGTTGGGGGGTGACCATCCCGGCTTCCTCCACCCAGAAGTAACTTCAACTTGGTAATTACAATACTGTCTATATAACtttgcaccttttttaagtacaaTTCTTCAAACATTTGgttcacaaaaatattgCCTATTTGGTAGAAGAAATAAAGCAACATGCTGAGATCTTTCAAACTGCATAAGGAATAAAGTCTGTCCAATGACATGGAGCTAACCATTTCAATTATCAGACTTGTTAGACTACCTAAATTGTTTCTTACAACATTTGTATATCTATCACTTAGATGTACCCTATGGTAGTTTTTACTCAACTCATTCTGCATGTggtacacaaaaataaagctCTTCATTATGTTCAGTACTGCATCGATGTTAAAAAGGtgcactttattttttaagtacaaataaaataaagaatctACTTCTCCAAATGTGCAGATGCGAATTTTGATCAACTCGGTTAAGCTTTGTAGTTCACTCGATTTATCACTTCGGCATAGAGAAGCTTCATTTGATCTCCTTTTCATCGTGACTTGTACATTTTGCAACAATTTAGGGTCATtagcttcttccccttcgaactcttcctcctcatatTTACGGCTCAACACGTGTAAAACTTTTTCGTATATAAGATCGACAAAGTTCGTGCTTCTAACACTGCTGTGCTGATCCACATGCTGCAGAATCGCCTtcaatttttgcttcttcccattAGAGATAAATGGAATTCCTTCTATGACACTAATTATATCATCGCTTTGTGCATATTTCAGGTTCTTCCTATGGATACTGTTAAGATGTGCTTCGTTGTGAACTGCACTCTCCCCTGGGACGTTTCTGCTGCTACTCATATTGCTAAGGTTCCCTCTCTTTTCGAGGCCCCCGTAGTAAACCGTCACCAGCGTTAAAACGAGGTCATGCACATTGTTCATATCTGCATgttttgctaaaaaaaatttcataataTTTGACAGATGCATGTCAGTCGGTTCgtaaaagaaatggaagaggAGAGTAACATATTTGTAGTGGCTATCAGTTCCCCTGTCTAAGTTTATGcagttaaaataaaacagaaatTTGAGCTTGTTTAGGAAGACCTTATTTGTGTGCTTCGAGCCTTTCATAGTGTTCACAATGAGGTAGATCTCGTTGAAGTTTATGTTCCTGACGAAGACTTCTCCGCGTCTTTGCCATTCCACGTCGGGGTTGGAACGCGGGTTGGCACGCGGGTTGCCCTCTTCAGCCAAGTAAGCCACGTCAACCATGTCGAACATATCATTTATGTCAATTGTGCTTACCTTGCCCTTTGCGTCGCCACTGGTTTTGTCACCCGAGTTGGGCGATGCGGCTGCTGAGGTATCCCCCCTCACAACATAGTGGCCGTTTTCCTCACAGGACAGGGAATAGTCGTTAAACAATGGATCCACATAGTtgctataaaaaatgatgtagtCCAACTTGgtgcttaaaatttttactaaCGTTTCCACTACTTCACAATTTGTATACCCAAAGTGACAGAACGCATGTAAAATGTAGGATATCCTCACaatgtacacattttcaaAGGGATCTTTTTCTGCCTTATTTCCTTGGCATAATGGAACTAACTCGTTAATGGTCTTCTCCAACTTGCTCATCAGGACAACATCGCGAAGGTTGTACTTCACGagcgtttttaaaatgaagtaTATTTTGTTAAGGCTCCATTGTTCGTTTAGTAGTTTTATTCTGTATAGATAATTCCTAATGACATCTTCACCAACACTACACTCAGTTACCTGTTTCAGAttttcaattaaatttatgGGATCCAAATGATTGATAATGTTTTTAttgcataaattttttaaaaagtttgtcCCCTTGCTGCTATCAgctacaccttttttttccttcttcttcttttgtttcGTGTGAAATGCACAGAAGTTACttttccctcctcctcctccccttctttCAAAATTCGCTAAACAggttgtaataatttttttgccctttaatatattcattaagGTGAACAGGAACTTGAGAGATTATTTCCCCATGCCTGTTGATAAGAATCATTTTGGAACATCCTCTTCCTGCAACAGTTCTATATTTTGTTAcccccttctttttgcattacctttttttgggtTCTTCCGCAAATTGGGTTCCTTCGCGGTGCTCATTTTCTCACTGTTTGAAAATGGCTATTgggataaaaaattggggggggaagttttgtaccaaaaaaaaaggcgcacacaaaaggggaacggGCATATACAAATGTATGCAAATAAAAGTGGGTAGAAAGGAACGTTGGTCCTCGCAGCACTG
The window above is part of the Plasmodium cynomolgi strain B DNA, chromosome 11, whole genome shotgun sequence genome. Proteins encoded here:
- a CDS encoding N-acetyltransferase (putative) produces the protein MENSKEKNLPVITKPDEWKKSYLDVLNKKRVLYKYVFLFNNYKFKFKVVSTYYEYLTVCNSLLRDVTTCNLFFGSIIFFEMLGKSFYYPYVLYMYDTDSSCGEKVGDFNPPKFLKSSILGIEDIIKKGKEKNKKYFKKGEVKHDTKAVLNGSDIPEELKKYNLDGKHIVGYTEIYLLFHMGRFFDSRIERLVVDKNYRNRGFGLLIMYISIYVLKYIYQCNRCDLTVDNEIALRIYKKLNFLNVQTQVYRLHLHCNYNYLPENASMQNDTHNIQSFMDSITAR
- a CDS encoding nicotinate phosphoribosyltransferase-like protein (putative), whose protein sequence is MSSDNFSGKNGISVGEQSYLNGKANGIVGANSNLMDNVRIDKNSNSLYVYDIPITESDLRQLLILKRKKDEADVANGSCVDSSVKVCPMEMQKRKMEISNVTSKGTCSNVLNYEQGSNCPEEKLKMVSLVNCTKFIIENRINKDIDIPHSNTVNALFMDYYHLVMAYTFFRQKKHEQESTFEIYFRKCPFNGKFAILGGVYEAIKYINSFRFTEAQLGFIRKKMSHYQDIDLFINYLKGLNGRDVSLYCIEEGSIVFPHEPLMVIQGPLLICQILESALLNMINYPTLIATNSMLYKISINHKPLAEFGCRRAQGPDGALSGTRYSAVGCDFTSNVYASFLYDIPIIGTMSHSFISSYQHGETLHSKYLDNHDFLSIVQKNKEIIHKLYNCELAKESELTAFVAFAQINPKIFICLIDTYDSLKSGIYNFLIVALSLHEINYKPIGIRLDSGDFSYLTTECKKIFNDVSEKLNVPFRDLKICISNDLNEQVIKELQAQEHHVDIFAIGTNLITCQSQPSLGLVYKLVEINNHPCFKLTNENKKANFPYRKRVYRLYTDDNLASHDIIQHFDEAPPSENQQIVCVNVMDGNKQFSIIPKKVEEKLRLIWDHGKLLTQLKTVTELKQYTHSDIARFKKEHFFTSSPLPYDVLFSLNYHKMYEKLLV
- a CDS encoding hypothetical protein (putative) — translated: MNILKGKKIITTCLANFERRGGGGGKSNFCAFHTKQKKKKEKKGVADSSKGTNFLKNLCNKNIINHLDPINLIENLKQVTECSVGEDVIRNYLYRIKLLNEQWSLNKIYFILKTLVKYNLRDVVLMSKLEKTINELVPLCQGNKAEKDPFENVYIVRISYILHAFCHFGYTNCEVVETLVKILSTKLDYIIFYSNYVDPLFNDYSLSCEENGHYVVRGDTSAAASPNSGDKTSGDAKGKVSTIDINDMFDMVDVAYLAEEGNPRANPRSNPDVEWQRRGEVFVRNINFNEIYLIVNTMKGSKHTNKVFLNKLKFLFYFNCINLDRGTDSHYKYVTLLFHFFYEPTDMHLSNIMKFFLAKHADMNNVHDLVLTLVTVYYGGLEKRGNLSNMSSSRNVPGESAVHNEAHLNSIHRKNLKYAQSDDIISVIEGIPFISNGKKQKLKAILQHVDQHSSVRSTNFVDLIYEKVLHVLSRKYEEEEFEGEEANDPKLLQNVQVTMKRRSNEASLCRSDKSSELQSLTELIKIRICTFGEVDSLFYLYLKNKVHLFNIDAVLNIMKSFIFVYHMQNELSKNYHRVHLSDRYTNVVRNNLGSLTSLIIEMVSSMSLDRLYSLCSLKDLSMLLYFFYQIGNIFVNQMFEELYLKKVQSYIDSIVITKLKLLLGGGSRDGHPPTGVSAPMWGKKTEECNVKRRQDSTLPRIHTNEIYSSEKKEVLANRDSGSYQLGGAMQNRLNIPNSGENEKEGTDGYFPNVHCPNKECEEHGEPIDVHILLLNMYSKRGQNKNVIHMLLEILNRHQVGRKIMPCTIYVNLLNSFAKLRYRNLDLIGTCLHKISEHSGELHFFEYTNLLISLSKLNVFAVNLSMYDGVFFPQDCPSRGCTYQEETNRIFLNEYNGESTKRLGEEKIVHNLNKILKQINESISNFVAIPNYKMANVISNMLSSYTVLGFDKIDFKNVNKLLECFHDYVFGYFGEGRLSGCRSRPSSDRSRPNSDRSRTVGDTHPNEDEPKGNEYSYFYQDILTCMNNPLRKNHYWYFSEKNNIIVRRRDTNETLYLPIQCLYQVYIFNVYFGAYVQRLFSSYGCGKVGSGELPIGEALIGQSGGANSSPSLPHSTNLFLKNNTGVKKPETSTLLSDRSKHILNNVTFFVKYINNFYKKKRYERYNLCTQFVHSCGDKAASTEQLIDYVKMCSMQIKRDIASVHSSSFHREVLSTLLSLGVKNVQCEVPFMDGIYTVDIVINNSTCIEINGSNHYYYDNNLKRSGEKLDALNLIKYYLLSKKYKLILVSYLDWNNLKSAEEKKDYLVKRIHA